The following proteins come from a genomic window of Kitasatospora sp. NBC_01246:
- the smc gene encoding chromosome segregation protein SMC, whose protein sequence is MHLKSLTLRGFKSFASATTLRFEPGITCVVGPNGSGKSNVVDALSWVMGEQGAKSLRGGKMEDVIFAGTSGRAPLGRAEVSLTIDNSDGALPIEYAEVTITRTMFRNGGSEYALNGDTCRLLDIQELLSDSGIGREMHVIVGQGQLDSVLHADPMGRRAFIEEAAGVLKHRKRKEKALRKLDAMQVNLNRVQDLVAELRRQLGPLGRQAKIARRAAGIQAELRDARLRLLADDLLALRTAVEAEVADELALKLRRSTVEQELSRAIQREAVLEAQVQQLGPGLEAARQTWYRLSALAERTRGTVGLAEAGARHAAAGGAVEERRGRDPEELEREAEHVREEEAALAEALEEARYALAEAVESRGELERELAAEERRLKDAARAIADRREGLARLQGQAAAARSKAAAAEAEIGRLTEARDEALLRAEAARTAYEELREQVDASAGDDERAEAAHEAARARLAAVERDLAGAREAAGAAERERAGLTARHDALALGLRRKDGTGALLAAADRLAGLLGPAATLLRIAPGHEGAVAAALGAAADAVAVDSPGTAADALRLLRAADAGRAALLIAGAPEPAAPTPPLPPTARWAAELVDGPAPLLPAARALLAGVAVVGSLDEAVRLVTEHPALTAVTAEGDRLGAGFAYGGAGGAPSLLETQAAVDETARAIGELDLRCAESAERLAELTELRGESAARLEQLATTRRKAERERAEVAGALGRLGGQSRAAAGEAERLAAAAGRAEQGLADLLDTAEELAGRLAAAEESADAGEDEPDAAEQQRLATAATGARQAELEARLAVRTHEERVRALAGRADQLDRAARTEREARARAAERRERAEHDARVANAVAAGARQLLACLEVSLARADAGRAAVEQARAEREAQLREHREHGRELKAELDKLVDAGHRDEVLRAEKRLRIEQLESRALEEFGIEGGELLASYGPDRLVPAPAPDDGGEPGEPRPYDRAEQEKRLRAAEKAYQQLGKVNPLALEEFAALEERHTFLGEQLDDLKRSRRDLLDIVKDVDERVEQLFSSAYHDTAAQFEGVFSRLFPGGEGRLVLTDPDNMLTTGVEVEARPPGKKVKRLSLLSGGERSLTAVALLVSIFKARPSPFYVMDEVEAALDETNLRRLVGIMEELRESSQLIVITHQKLTMESADALYGVTMKGDGISQVISQRLREGAPPARRRRALAQPAGQREAAAAARPTG, encoded by the coding sequence GTGCACCTGAAGAGTCTGACCCTGCGCGGGTTCAAGTCCTTCGCCTCCGCCACCACCCTGCGGTTCGAGCCCGGGATCACCTGCGTGGTCGGTCCCAACGGCTCCGGCAAGTCCAACGTCGTCGACGCGCTCTCCTGGGTGATGGGGGAGCAGGGCGCCAAGTCGCTGCGCGGCGGCAAGATGGAGGACGTCATCTTCGCCGGGACGAGCGGGCGCGCCCCGCTCGGCCGCGCCGAGGTCAGCCTCACCATCGACAACTCCGACGGCGCGCTGCCGATCGAGTACGCCGAGGTGACCATCACCCGGACGATGTTCCGCAACGGCGGCAGCGAGTACGCGCTCAACGGCGACACCTGCCGGCTGCTGGACATCCAGGAGCTGCTCTCCGACTCCGGCATCGGCCGCGAGATGCACGTCATCGTCGGGCAGGGACAGCTCGACTCCGTGCTGCACGCCGACCCGATGGGCCGCCGCGCCTTCATCGAGGAGGCGGCCGGCGTCCTCAAGCACCGCAAGCGCAAGGAGAAGGCGCTGCGGAAGCTGGACGCGATGCAGGTCAACCTCAACCGGGTGCAGGACCTGGTCGCCGAACTGCGGCGCCAGCTCGGACCGCTGGGCCGGCAGGCGAAGATCGCCCGGCGCGCGGCCGGCATCCAGGCCGAACTGCGCGACGCCCGGCTCCGGCTGCTCGCCGACGACCTGCTCGCGCTGCGCACCGCCGTCGAGGCCGAGGTCGCCGACGAACTGGCGCTGAAGCTGCGCCGCTCCACCGTCGAACAGGAGCTGTCCCGGGCGATCCAGCGGGAGGCCGTCCTGGAGGCGCAGGTCCAGCAGCTCGGTCCGGGCCTGGAGGCGGCCCGGCAGACCTGGTACCGGCTCTCCGCCCTGGCCGAGCGGACCCGCGGCACCGTCGGGCTGGCCGAGGCCGGGGCCCGGCACGCGGCCGCCGGGGGAGCGGTCGAGGAGCGGCGCGGCCGGGACCCGGAAGAGCTGGAGCGCGAGGCCGAGCACGTCCGGGAGGAGGAGGCCGCCCTGGCCGAGGCCCTGGAGGAGGCCCGGTACGCGCTCGCCGAGGCGGTCGAGTCCCGGGGTGAGCTGGAGCGGGAACTCGCCGCGGAGGAGCGGCGGTTGAAGGACGCCGCCCGGGCCATCGCGGACCGCCGCGAAGGGCTGGCCCGGCTGCAGGGGCAGGCCGCGGCCGCCCGGTCCAAAGCCGCCGCCGCCGAGGCCGAGATCGGCCGGCTCACCGAGGCCAGGGACGAGGCACTGCTGCGCGCCGAGGCCGCCCGGACCGCGTACGAGGAGCTGCGGGAGCAGGTCGACGCCTCGGCGGGGGACGACGAACGGGCCGAGGCCGCCCACGAGGCGGCCCGTGCGCGGCTCGCCGCCGTCGAACGCGATCTGGCCGGTGCCCGCGAGGCCGCCGGCGCCGCCGAACGCGAGCGGGCCGGGCTGACGGCGCGGCACGACGCCCTGGCGCTCGGGCTGCGCCGCAAGGACGGCACCGGCGCGCTGCTGGCGGCAGCCGACCGGCTGGCCGGGCTGCTCGGCCCGGCGGCCACGCTGCTGCGGATCGCGCCCGGGCACGAGGGCGCCGTCGCGGCCGCCCTCGGCGCCGCCGCGGACGCGGTGGCGGTCGACTCGCCCGGCACGGCGGCCGACGCCCTGCGCCTGCTGCGCGCGGCGGACGCCGGCCGGGCCGCGCTGCTCATCGCCGGTGCGCCCGAGCCGGCCGCGCCGACGCCGCCGTTGCCGCCCACCGCCCGCTGGGCCGCCGAACTGGTCGACGGCCCGGCCCCGTTGCTGCCGGCCGCGCGGGCCCTGCTGGCCGGCGTCGCCGTGGTCGGCTCGCTCGACGAGGCGGTGCGGCTGGTGACGGAGCACCCGGCGCTGACCGCGGTCACCGCCGAGGGTGACCGGCTCGGCGCGGGCTTCGCGTACGGCGGCGCGGGCGGTGCGCCGAGCCTGCTGGAGACCCAGGCGGCGGTCGACGAGACCGCCCGGGCGATCGGCGAACTGGACCTCCGCTGCGCCGAGTCGGCCGAGCGGCTGGCCGAACTCACCGAACTCCGGGGGGAGTCGGCCGCCAGGCTGGAGCAACTGGCCACCACCCGGCGGAAGGCGGAGCGCGAGCGGGCCGAGGTGGCCGGCGCACTCGGCCGGCTCGGCGGGCAGTCCCGGGCCGCCGCCGGCGAGGCCGAACGGCTCGCGGCCGCGGCCGGTCGCGCCGAGCAGGGGCTGGCCGACCTGCTCGACACCGCCGAGGAGCTGGCCGGACGGCTCGCGGCCGCCGAGGAGTCGGCCGACGCGGGGGAGGACGAACCCGACGCCGCGGAACAGCAGCGGTTGGCCACGGCCGCCACCGGCGCCCGGCAGGCCGAGCTGGAGGCCCGGCTCGCCGTGCGGACGCACGAGGAGCGGGTGCGCGCCCTCGCCGGGCGGGCCGACCAGCTGGACCGGGCCGCGCGGACCGAGCGCGAGGCGCGCGCCCGCGCCGCCGAGCGCCGGGAGCGCGCCGAGCACGACGCCCGGGTGGCGAACGCCGTCGCGGCCGGCGCCCGACAGCTGCTGGCCTGCCTGGAGGTGTCGCTGGCCCGCGCCGACGCCGGACGGGCCGCCGTCGAGCAGGCGCGCGCCGAGCGGGAGGCGCAGCTGCGGGAGCACCGCGAGCACGGCCGCGAACTCAAGGCCGAGCTGGACAAGCTGGTCGACGCCGGGCACCGGGACGAGGTGCTGCGCGCCGAGAAGCGGCTGCGGATCGAGCAGCTGGAGTCCCGGGCGCTGGAGGAGTTCGGCATCGAGGGCGGTGAGCTGCTCGCCTCGTACGGGCCGGACCGGCTCGTCCCGGCGCCGGCACCCGACGACGGCGGGGAGCCCGGCGAGCCGCGGCCGTACGACCGGGCCGAGCAGGAGAAGCGGCTGCGGGCCGCCGAGAAGGCCTACCAGCAGCTCGGCAAGGTCAACCCGCTGGCGCTGGAGGAGTTCGCGGCGCTGGAGGAGCGGCACACCTTCCTCGGGGAGCAGCTGGATGACCTCAAGCGGAGCCGGCGCGACCTGCTGGACATCGTCAAGGACGTGGACGAGCGGGTCGAGCAGCTGTTCAGTTCGGCGTACCACGACACCGCCGCCCAGTTCGAGGGCGTCTTCTCGCGGCTCTTCCCCGGCGGGGAGGGGCGGCTGGTGCTGACCGATCCGGACAACATGCTGACCACGGGGGTCGAGGTGGAGGCCAGGCCGCCGGGCAAGAAGGTCAAGCGGCTCTCGCTGCTCTCCGGCGGCGAGCGCTCGCTGACCGCGGTGGCGCTGCTGGTGTCGATCTTCAAGGCCCGGCCCAGCCCGTTCTACGTGATGGACGAGGTGGAGGCGGCGCTGGACGAGACCAACCTGCGCCGGCTGGTCGGGATCATGGAGGAGCTGAGGGAGAGTTCCCAGCTGATCGTGATCACCCACCAGAAGCTGACCATGGAGTCCGCCGACGCCCTCTACGGCGTGACCATGAAGGGCGACGGCATCTCCCAGGTGATCAGCCAGCGGCTGCGGGAGGGGGCGCCCCCGGCCCGTCGGCGCAGGGCGCTCGCGCAGCCGGCCGGGCAGCGGGAGGCGGCCGCCGCCGCCCGTCCGACCGGGTGA
- the rnc gene encoding ribonuclease III, whose product MSDSNSSRKATIAPKASSGGGKAGGPASTEYDVLEGRLGYTLERALLVRALTHRSFAYENGGLPTNERLEFLGDSVLGLVVTDTLYRVHPDVPEGTLAKLRAAVVNSRALADVGRGLELGTFIRLGKGEEGTGGRDKSSILADTVEAVIGAVYLDQGLDAATEFVHRLFDPLIEESSQLGAGLDWKTSLQELTASVGIGVPEYVVEESGPDHEKTFTAAARVAGEDFGSGVGRSKKEAEQKAAESAWRAIKEKYADRLPAGA is encoded by the coding sequence ATGTCGGACAGTAACTCTTCCCGCAAGGCGACCATCGCCCCGAAGGCTTCTTCGGGCGGCGGAAAGGCCGGCGGGCCGGCTTCGACCGAATACGACGTCCTGGAAGGGCGCCTCGGGTACACGCTCGAGCGCGCCCTTCTGGTGCGTGCCCTGACCCACCGCTCGTTCGCTTACGAGAACGGCGGGCTGCCCACCAACGAGCGCCTGGAGTTCCTCGGCGACTCGGTGCTGGGCCTGGTGGTGACCGACACCCTCTACCGCGTCCACCCGGACGTCCCGGAGGGCACGCTCGCCAAGCTGCGCGCCGCGGTGGTCAACTCCCGCGCGCTCGCCGACGTCGGCCGTGGCCTGGAGCTCGGGACGTTCATCCGGCTCGGCAAGGGCGAGGAGGGCACCGGCGGCCGCGACAAGTCGTCGATCCTCGCCGACACCGTCGAGGCCGTGATCGGCGCCGTCTACCTGGACCAGGGCCTGGACGCGGCCACCGAGTTCGTCCACCGCCTCTTCGACCCGCTGATCGAGGAGTCCTCCCAGCTGGGCGCGGGCCTGGACTGGAAGACCAGCCTCCAGGAGCTCACCGCCTCGGTGGGCATCGGGGTGCCGGAGTACGTGGTCGAGGAGTCCGGTCCGGACCACGAGAAGACTTTCACCGCCGCGGCCCGGGTGGCCGGCGAGGACTTCGGCAGCGGCGTCGGCCGCTCGAAGAAGGAAGCCGAGCAGAAGGCCGCGGAGAGCGCCTGGCGGGCGATCAAGGAGAAGTACGCCGACCGCCTGCCCGCCGGCGCCTGA
- the mutM gene encoding bifunctional DNA-formamidopyrimidine glycosylase/DNA-(apurinic or apyrimidinic site) lyase — translation MPELPEVEVVRRGLANWVAGRTVAAVDVLHPRAVRRQPAGAADFTARLTGATLGAAQRRGKYLWVPLSTAADGSPVGGFSLIGHLGMSGQLLVQDPSVPDEKHLRVRLRFTDGGRELRFVDQRTFGGLAVEEAEEGDPEGTPLSIAHIARDPLDPRFDDAAFVAALRARRTTVKRALLDQTLISGVGNIYADEALWRSRLHYDRPTTALTRPQAAVLLAHARDVMTAALAVGGTSFDSLYVNVNGESGYFSRDLDAYGREDEPCRRCGTPIRRAAWMNRSSYFCPRCQRVPRARSGA, via the coding sequence GTGCCCGAACTCCCCGAGGTAGAGGTCGTCCGCCGAGGTCTGGCGAACTGGGTCGCCGGGCGGACCGTCGCCGCCGTCGACGTGCTGCACCCGCGGGCGGTGCGCCGCCAGCCGGCCGGTGCGGCCGACTTCACCGCGCGGCTGACCGGGGCCACGCTCGGCGCCGCGCAGCGTCGCGGCAAGTACCTCTGGGTGCCGCTGTCCACCGCGGCCGACGGCTCGCCGGTCGGCGGGTTCTCGCTGATCGGTCACCTGGGGATGAGCGGCCAACTGCTCGTCCAGGACCCGTCGGTGCCCGACGAGAAGCACCTGCGGGTGCGGCTGCGGTTCACCGACGGCGGCCGGGAGCTGCGCTTCGTCGACCAGCGGACCTTCGGCGGGCTGGCCGTCGAGGAGGCCGAGGAGGGTGACCCGGAGGGCACCCCGCTCTCCATCGCGCACATCGCCCGGGACCCGCTCGACCCCCGCTTCGACGACGCCGCCTTCGTGGCCGCGCTGCGGGCCAGGCGCACCACGGTCAAGCGGGCGCTGCTGGACCAGACGCTGATCAGCGGGGTCGGCAACATCTACGCGGACGAGGCGCTCTGGCGCTCCCGGCTGCACTACGACCGCCCGACCACGGCGCTGACCCGTCCGCAGGCCGCCGTCCTGCTGGCCCACGCGCGGGACGTGATGACGGCCGCCCTCGCGGTCGGCGGCACCAGCTTCGACAGCCTCTACGTCAACGTGAACGGCGAGAGCGGGTACTTCTCCCGGGACCTCGACGCCTACGGCCGCGAGGACGAGCCGTGCCGCCGCTGCGGCACCCCGATCCGCCGAGCCGCCTGGATGAACCGCTCCAGTTACTTCTGCCCCCGCTGCCAGCGCGTCCCGCGCGCCCGCAGCGGGGCCTGA
- the coaD gene encoding pantetheine-phosphate adenylyltransferase, giving the protein MRRAVCPGSFDPITNGHLDIIERASKLYDVVHVAVAVNRNKQGMFTIEERIALIEETTAKYGNIVVESHLGLLVDFCRERGIPAIVKGLRAVSDFDYELQMAQMNHGLSGVETLFLPTSPTYSFLSSTLVKEVASYGGDVSHLLPETVHRRLVERIAQRKAQ; this is encoded by the coding sequence ATGCGCCGCGCCGTCTGCCCCGGATCGTTCGACCCGATCACCAACGGTCATCTCGACATCATCGAGCGGGCCTCGAAGCTGTACGACGTGGTGCACGTCGCGGTCGCGGTGAACCGGAACAAGCAGGGCATGTTCACCATCGAGGAGCGGATCGCGCTGATCGAGGAGACCACCGCCAAGTACGGGAACATCGTGGTCGAGTCGCACCTCGGCCTGTTGGTGGACTTCTGCCGGGAGCGCGGCATCCCCGCGATCGTCAAGGGCCTGCGGGCCGTCAGCGACTTCGACTACGAGCTGCAGATGGCCCAGATGAACCACGGGCTGAGCGGGGTCGAGACGCTCTTCCTGCCGACCTCGCCGACGTACAGCTTCCTGTCGTCGACGCTGGTCAAGGAGGTCGCCTCGTACGGGGGCGACGTCTCGCACCTGCTGCCGGAGACGGTGCACCGCCGGCTGGTCGAGCGGATCGCGCAGCGGAAGGCACAGTAG
- the rpmF gene encoding 50S ribosomal protein L32, producing the protein MAVPKRKMSRSNTRHRRSNWKAVVPALVACDSCHEPKLGHIACPSCGTYNRRQVLSV; encoded by the coding sequence GTGGCTGTTCCGAAGCGGAAGATGTCGCGCAGCAACACGCGCCACCGCCGTTCCAACTGGAAGGCCGTCGTTCCGGCCCTCGTGGCGTGCGACAGCTGCCACGAGCCGAAGCTCGGCCACATCGCGTGCCCGAGCTGCGGCACGTACAACCGTCGCCAGGTCCTCTCGGTCTGA
- a CDS encoding acylphosphatase, which produces MHGRDAHSDEPVRVTAWVRGKVQQVGFRWWTRARALEIGLTGYASNLGDGRVQVVAEGLAADCEHLLALLRGPDTPGRVSGVTEIWTAVGTGYPGFEIR; this is translated from the coding sequence ATGCACGGTCGCGACGCCCACAGTGATGAACCGGTCCGGGTGACCGCCTGGGTGCGGGGCAAGGTCCAGCAGGTCGGCTTCCGGTGGTGGACCAGGGCGCGGGCGCTGGAGATCGGGCTGACCGGCTACGCCAGCAACCTCGGCGACGGCCGGGTGCAGGTGGTGGCCGAGGGACTCGCGGCCGACTGCGAGCATCTGCTGGCGTTGCTGCGCGGCCCGGACACGCCCGGCCGCGTCAGCGGGGTGACGGAGATCTGGACGGCTGTCGGAACCGGCTACCCGGGTTTCGAGATCCGCTGA
- a CDS encoding ATP synthase F0 subunit B produces the protein MDVQNKVDQIVAAVENARSMPMSASCVVNRAELVGLLQDLRAALPAELAQAQSVMADHEQVVAGAEAEAERIIQGAHAERGSLISDTEVVRRAQAEADRILAEARAEVETKRAEADDYVDSKLANFEVVLTKTLGAVGRGRTKLRGDSSVFETPYEGETDGEEFRPQPRITPSPEVDEYVDVKLATLENVLSATLEAVGKGRDKLLGKAPIDELGAYLAAADEAQQAKNRAEAVAAGFATDADGEEVPWYREEVPQQQTWPEQTPAAAGWQAPGVDQYAAAQQPGGQYAEVYGGGFDPAGQGDPYGGQYGYGQQQQHQQQQHQQQGYPAAQEQGGYGYPQQQQGYAAQQYDAYGYPQQPANPPAVPQQPGLDETSFFDTSMIDMTRLRELGGR, from the coding sequence GTGGACGTGCAGAACAAGGTCGACCAGATCGTCGCGGCCGTCGAGAACGCCCGCTCGATGCCCATGTCGGCCTCCTGCGTGGTGAACCGAGCCGAACTGGTCGGCCTGCTCCAGGACCTCAGGGCGGCACTGCCCGCCGAGCTGGCCCAGGCCCAGTCGGTGATGGCCGACCACGAGCAGGTGGTCGCCGGCGCCGAGGCGGAGGCCGAGCGGATCATCCAGGGCGCGCACGCCGAGCGCGGCTCGCTGATCTCCGACACCGAAGTGGTCCGCCGGGCCCAGGCCGAGGCGGACCGCATCCTCGCGGAGGCGCGTGCCGAGGTCGAGACCAAGCGCGCCGAGGCCGACGACTACGTGGACAGCAAGCTCGCCAACTTCGAGGTGGTGCTGACCAAGACGCTCGGCGCGGTCGGCCGCGGCCGGACGAAGCTGCGCGGCGACTCCAGCGTCTTCGAGACCCCGTACGAGGGCGAGACCGACGGCGAGGAGTTCCGGCCGCAGCCGCGGATCACCCCGAGCCCCGAGGTCGACGAGTACGTCGATGTGAAGCTCGCCACCCTGGAGAACGTCCTCAGCGCGACGCTGGAGGCGGTCGGCAAGGGCCGCGACAAGCTGCTCGGCAAGGCCCCGATCGACGAGCTGGGTGCCTACCTGGCCGCCGCCGACGAGGCCCAGCAGGCCAAGAACCGCGCCGAGGCGGTGGCGGCGGGCTTCGCCACCGACGCCGACGGCGAGGAGGTGCCGTGGTACCGCGAGGAGGTGCCGCAGCAGCAGACCTGGCCGGAGCAGACCCCGGCCGCGGCCGGCTGGCAGGCGCCCGGCGTCGACCAGTACGCCGCCGCGCAACAGCCGGGCGGCCAGTACGCCGAGGTGTACGGCGGCGGCTTCGACCCGGCGGGCCAGGGCGATCCGTACGGCGGCCAGTACGGGTACGGGCAGCAGCAGCAACACCAGCAGCAGCAGCACCAGCAGCAGGGGTACCCGGCCGCGCAGGAGCAGGGCGGCTACGGCTATCCGCAGCAGCAGCAGGGCTACGCGGCGCAGCAGTACGACGCCTACGGCTACCCGCAGCAGCCCGCCAACCCGCCGGCCGTCCCGCAGCAGCCGGGCCTGGACGAGACCAGCTTCTTCGACACCAGCATGATCGACATGACCAGGCTCCGGGAGCTCGGCGGCCGCTGA
- a CDS encoding bifunctional DNA primase/polymerase, giving the protein MDNLFGELRLGHLRLAPLSARRRTRVTASRAAAEYTGRWGWAVTVGNQAGPAAAARCHCGAARCAAPGLHPAPGGAPADRTGTNVSVLFPTGRAFDVLDVPEQAGLQALVRLERMGTQVGPVLASPTGRLQFLVAAGTARRLPDLLYRMGWDDAALDLTCHGEGSYVAAPPTVLGGLGPVRWLRRPTRDNAGCPPEARLLLGTLAYACHRGRERSAEPAWLAS; this is encoded by the coding sequence ATGGACAACCTGTTCGGCGAACTTCGACTGGGGCACCTGCGGTTGGCCCCGCTGAGCGCACGCCGCCGCACCCGGGTGACCGCGTCCCGGGCGGCCGCGGAGTACACCGGCCGCTGGGGCTGGGCGGTCACCGTCGGCAACCAGGCCGGCCCGGCGGCCGCGGCCCGCTGCCACTGCGGGGCCGCCCGCTGTGCCGCGCCCGGTCTGCATCCGGCCCCCGGCGGCGCACCGGCGGACCGCACCGGTACGAACGTCTCCGTCCTGTTCCCCACCGGCCGCGCCTTCGACGTCCTGGACGTCCCCGAGCAGGCCGGCCTCCAGGCGCTGGTCCGGCTGGAGCGGATGGGCACCCAGGTCGGCCCGGTGCTGGCCTCGCCCACCGGCCGGCTGCAGTTCCTGGTCGCCGCCGGCACCGCCCGGCGGCTGCCCGACCTGCTGTACCGGATGGGCTGGGACGACGCCGCGCTCGACCTCACCTGCCACGGCGAGGGCAGCTACGTCGCCGCGCCGCCGACCGTGCTCGGCGGTCTGGGCCCGGTCCGCTGGCTGCGCCGGCCCACCCGTGACAACGCCGGCTGCCCGCCCGAGGCCCGGCTGCTGCTCGGCACCCTCGCCTACGCCTGCCACCGCGGGCGCGAGCGCAGCGCCGAGCCCGCCTGGCTCGCCTCGTAA
- a CDS encoding winged helix-turn-helix transcriptional regulator, with translation MTSHTPSAPPALPGRPCSIAAALHVVGEKWALLAVRELFYGNHRFDRIARNTGAPRDRLTARLRALEEAGVVERRAYSERPPRYEYHLTEAGRDLAPLTHALLGWGDRWLLPEPPVSFEHSPEGHEPHPYDPAWVCRTCGEEGRRGDLRAEIHSPDWTMAGPTAP, from the coding sequence GTGACCTCCCACACGCCTTCGGCCCCGCCCGCCCTCCCCGGCCGGCCCTGCTCGATCGCCGCCGCGCTCCACGTGGTCGGCGAGAAGTGGGCCCTGCTCGCCGTCCGCGAGCTGTTCTACGGCAACCACCGCTTCGACCGGATCGCCCGCAACACCGGCGCTCCGCGCGACCGGCTCACCGCCCGGCTGCGCGCGCTGGAGGAGGCGGGCGTGGTCGAGCGCCGCGCCTACAGCGAGCGGCCGCCGCGCTACGAGTACCACCTGACCGAGGCCGGCCGCGACCTCGCCCCGCTCACCCACGCCCTGCTCGGCTGGGGCGACCGCTGGCTGCTCCCCGAGCCGCCGGTGAGCTTCGAGCACAGCCCCGAGGGGCACGAGCCGCACCCCTACGACCCGGCCTGGGTCTGCCGCACCTGCGGCGAGGAGGGCCGGCGCGGGGACCTCCGGGCGGAGATCCACAGCCCGGACTGGACGATGGCCGGCCCCACGGCGCCGTAG
- a CDS encoding YceD family protein, producing the protein MNRLDHRDPLVFDTHELGRRPGSLRKVSRTLEAPEGLGIIDVIGVPEKSELRLELRLESVVEGVLVTGTAEAVIEGECVRCLEPVEDDLDVDFQELYYYPESDERHRARTAGTDDLDEDSEDETYRLEGDFFDLQPVLRDAVVLALPLQPVCQEDCLGLCSECGARLSDDPAHHHDAADPRWAALQGLSAAPGDEGDGIKNSDTREGAAENQEK; encoded by the coding sequence TTGAACCGCCTCGACCACCGCGACCCACTCGTGTTCGACACGCACGAGCTCGGCCGTCGCCCGGGCTCGCTGCGCAAGGTGTCCCGCACCCTGGAGGCCCCGGAGGGCCTCGGGATCATCGATGTGATCGGTGTCCCGGAGAAGAGCGAACTGCGGCTGGAGCTCCGCCTGGAGTCGGTGGTCGAGGGCGTGCTGGTGACCGGCACCGCCGAGGCCGTGATCGAGGGCGAGTGCGTGCGGTGCCTGGAGCCGGTCGAGGACGACCTCGACGTGGACTTCCAGGAGCTGTACTACTACCCGGAGTCCGACGAGCGTCACCGTGCCCGCACCGCCGGGACGGACGACCTCGACGAGGACTCGGAAGATGAGACTTACCGCCTGGAGGGCGATTTCTTCGACCTCCAGCCGGTGCTGCGTGACGCGGTGGTGCTCGCACTGCCGCTGCAGCCGGTGTGCCAGGAAGACTGCCTGGGCCTGTGCTCCGAGTGCGGAGCGCGCCTGAGCGACGACCCGGCGCACCACCACGACGCCGCCGACCCCAGGTGGGCGGCTCTGCAGGGACTCTCCGCCGCCCCCGGCGACGAGGGTGACGGAATCAAGAACAGCGACACCCGTGAGGGTGCCGCCGAGAACCAGGAGAAGTAG
- the ftsY gene encoding signal recognition particle-docking protein FtsY, protein MEYVILAVVIAVLAVGAVAGLVVSGRRRRELPPKARPPVITPPGTPREPQVGEEAAPPTEEPRRTVEEVELPEAEAAPEAPEAVEAEQAPALEVPEPTAGRLVRLRSRLSRSQNSLGKGLLSLLSREHLDEDTWEEIEDTLLTADVGVAPTQELVERLRTRVKVLGTRTPDELRALLREELVELVGKDADRTVHSTKHEAGPAVVLVVGVNGVGKTTTTGKLARVLVADGRSVVLGAADTFRAAAADQLQTWGERVGARTVRGPEGGDPASVAFDAVKEGIAEGADTVLVDTAGRLHTKTGLMDELGKVKRVVEKHGPVDEVLLVLDATTGQNGLIQARVFAEVVDITGIVLTKLDGTAKGGIVVAVQRELGVPVKLIGLGEGADDLAPFEAGAFVDALIGD, encoded by the coding sequence GTGGAATACGTGATCCTTGCCGTTGTCATCGCCGTGCTGGCCGTCGGCGCGGTCGCCGGCCTGGTCGTCTCCGGCAGACGACGCCGGGAGCTCCCCCCGAAGGCGCGGCCGCCGGTCATCACGCCGCCCGGGACCCCGCGGGAGCCCCAGGTCGGCGAGGAGGCCGCGCCGCCGACCGAGGAGCCGCGGCGCACCGTCGAGGAGGTCGAGCTCCCCGAGGCGGAGGCGGCCCCGGAGGCTCCCGAGGCGGTCGAGGCCGAGCAGGCGCCGGCCCTCGAAGTCCCCGAGCCCACCGCCGGCCGGCTGGTCCGGCTGCGCTCCCGGCTCTCCCGCTCGCAGAACTCGCTCGGCAAGGGCCTCCTGTCGCTGCTCTCCCGCGAGCACCTCGACGAGGACACCTGGGAGGAGATCGAGGACACCCTGCTGACCGCCGACGTCGGCGTCGCCCCCACCCAGGAGCTGGTCGAGCGGCTGCGAACCCGGGTGAAGGTGCTCGGCACCCGCACCCCGGACGAGCTGCGCGCCCTGCTGCGCGAGGAGCTGGTCGAGCTGGTCGGCAAGGACGCCGACCGCACGGTGCACTCCACCAAGCACGAGGCCGGCCCGGCCGTCGTCCTGGTGGTCGGCGTCAACGGCGTCGGCAAGACCACCACCACCGGCAAGCTGGCCCGGGTGCTGGTTGCCGACGGCCGCTCGGTGGTGCTCGGCGCGGCCGATACCTTCCGTGCCGCCGCCGCCGACCAGCTGCAGACCTGGGGCGAGCGGGTCGGCGCGCGGACCGTCCGCGGCCCGGAGGGCGGGGACCCGGCCTCGGTCGCGTTCGACGCGGTCAAGGAGGGCATCGCCGAGGGCGCCGACACCGTGCTGGTGGACACCGCCGGCCGGCTGCACACCAAGACCGGCCTGATGGACGAGCTGGGCAAGGTCAAGCGGGTCGTGGAGAAGCACGGCCCGGTGGACGAGGTGCTGCTGGTGCTGGACGCCACCACCGGCCAGAACGGTCTGATCCAGGCCCGGGTCTTCGCCGAGGTGGTCGACATCACCGGCATCGTGCTCACCAAGCTGGACGGCACCGCCAAGGGCGGCATCGTGGTCGCGGTGCAGCGGGAGCTGGGTGTCCCGGTCAAGCTGATCGGGCTCGGCGAGGGCGCCGACGACCTGGCGCCGTTCGAGGCGGGTGCGTTCGTGGACGCGCTGATCGGGGACTGA